The region CGGTCGATCCGGCACACCCGTTCCCCTACATCTCGGGACTCTCGCTCAACCTCGCGGTCACCGTGGCCGACCCGGACGCGGGCATCCGGCGCTTCGCCAGGGTCAAAGTTCCCGACAACGTCCCGCGGCTGATCCGGGTGGAATCCGACCGGGAGAGCGAGCAAGCCACCTTCCTGCCGCTGGAGGAGCTCATCGCGGCGCACCTGGACAAGCTCTTCCCCGGCATGGTCGTCACCGAGCACCACATCTTCCGGGTCACCCGCAACGCCGACCTGGAGGTCGAGGAGGACCGCGACGAGGACCTGCTGCAGGCGATGGAGCGGGAGCTCGCGCGGCGGCGCTTCGGGCCGCCGGTGCGGCTGGAGGTCACCGAGACCATGAGCGAGAACATGCTCGAGCTGCTGCTGCGGGAGCTGGAGGTCGACCAGCACGACGTGGTCGAGGTGCCCGGGCTGCTCGACCTGTCCTGCCTGTTCCAGCTCGACAAGCTGCAGCGGCCGGACCTGAAGGAGCCACCCTTCGTCCCGGCCACCCACCCGGCCTTCGCCGAGGTGCAGACGCCCAAGAGCATCTTCTCGACGCTGCGCGAGGGCGACGTGCTGGTGCACCACCCCTACGACGCGTTCTCCACGTCGGTCCAGCGCTTCATCGAGCAGGCCGCCGCCGATCCGCACGTGCTGGCCATCAAGCAGACCCTGTACCGCACCTCAGGTGACTCGCCGATCGTCAACGCGCTCATCGACGCCGCGGAGGCCGGCAAGCAGGTCGTGGCGCTGGTGGAGCTCAAGGCGCGCTTCGACGAGCAGGCCAACATCCAGTGGGCGCGGACCCTGGAGCGCGCAGGCGTGCACGTGGTGTACGGGCTCGTGGGGCTCAAGACGCACTGCAAGACCGCGCTAGTGGTGCGGCAGGAGGGTTCCACCATCCGCCGCTACTGCCACCTCGGCACCGGCAACTACAACCCCAAGACGGCCCGCATCTACGAGGACCTCGGGCTGCTGACCGCCTCCGCCGAGATCGGCGCCGACCTCACCGACCTGTTCAACGTCCTCACCGGTTACGCCCGTCACGGCGAGTACCGGCGGATCCTGGTGTCGCCGCAGGGCATCCGCAACGGCATCAAGAAGCGCATCGAGGCCGAGGCGGCGCTGGCCGCCGAGGGCCTGCCGTGCGGGATCCGGATGAAGGTGAACTCGCTCGTCGACGAGCAGATCATCGACGCCCTCTACCGCGCCTCGCTGGCCGGCGTGCCCATCAGCGTCGTGGTGCGCGGGATCTGCGCGCTCAAGGCGGGCGTGCCCGGGCTGAGCGAGAACATCGAGGTGCGCTCGATCCTCGGGCGCTTCCTGGAGCACTCCCGGGTGTTCCACTTCGTCGGCATCGACGAGCACTGGATCGGCAGCGCCGACATGATGCACCGCAACCTCGACCGGCGGATCGAAACCCAGGTGCGGGTCACCGATCCCAAGCTCACCGCCCAACTCGACGGCATGATGGACTCCGCGCTGGACCCAGCCACCCGCTGCTGGGTCCTCAACGCCAAGGGCGACTGGGAGGCGTCGCCGCGCAGCGGCGAGCGGGTCAAGGACCACCAGGCCGAGATGCTGCGCCAGCACGGCGCGAAGGTGTCCTGACGATGGGGGCGAGCCAGAACCAGCCGATCTTCGAGGAAGTCGAGCCCGGACCGGCCGTTGCCGCGGTCGTCCGCGCGGCGGGCGCGGTGCTTTGGCGCCCCGCGCCGGACGGCGGGATCGAGGTCGCCGTCGTGCACCGGCCCCGCTACGACGACTGGTCGCTGCCCAAGGGCAAGCTGGATCCGGGCGAGCTCGCCGCGCACGCGGCGGTGCGGGAGGTCGAGGAGGAGACCGGCTTCCGGTGCGTGCTGTCGCGGTTGCTCACGCGCGTGAACTATCCCGTCCCCGCCCGCGATGGCGGGCGGGCCGAGAAGGTCGTCGACTACTTCGCCGCTCGCGCGGGAAGTGGCCGTTTCACGCCCAATGCGGAAGTCGACGAACTGCGGTGGACGAGCACCGAATGCGCGCGGCGACTGGTCAGTTATCCACACGATTCGCGCGTGCTCGGCGCATTCGACGCGCTTCCGCCGGATGCGCCGACCGTCCTTCTGGTACGCCACGCCAAAGCGGGGAAACGGGCGGATTGGACCGGTGACGACGTGCTCCGCCCGCTCACCGAACCCGGTATCCGCCAGCGCGACGCATTGCATTCGCTGTTGCGGTTGTTCGGCCCGGAGCGGGTCCATTCGGCGCCGCGAACCCGGTGCGACCAGACCGTGGAGCCGCTCGCGGCCGAACTGGGCGCGGTGGTGGAACCGGAGCCCCTGCTGTCCGAAGAGGGCTACGTGGCCGACCCCGAGGCGGGGCTTCGGCGCCTGCTGCGGATCGCAGCCGAGCCGGGGACTGCCGTGGTGTGCAG is a window of Saccharopolyspora erythraea NRRL 2338 DNA encoding:
- a CDS encoding NUDIX hydrolase yields the protein MGASQNQPIFEEVEPGPAVAAVVRAAGAVLWRPAPDGGIEVAVVHRPRYDDWSLPKGKLDPGELAAHAAVREVEEETGFRCVLSRLLTRVNYPVPARDGGRAEKVVDYFAARAGSGRFTPNAEVDELRWTSTECARRLVSYPHDSRVLGAFDALPPDAPTVLLVRHAKAGKRADWTGDDVLRPLTEPGIRQRDALHSLLRLFGPERVHSAPRTRCDQTVEPLAAELGAVVEPEPLLSEEGYVADPEAGLRRLLRIAAEPGTAVVCSQGGVIPDLVARLADRGGFSLGEVHSRKGSVWTLAFRRDHDRTDGAAPNLRLAAADYLDDPVT
- a CDS encoding RNA degradosome polyphosphate kinase, which encodes MDAVSTDSSDRDGKPPRRSRAAAEGRTTTTRRDPVSARRGTTAPDVLTGPATAEPRDSRVPAAPPAATRAAIITDLPEDRYLNRELSWLDFNARVLAIAEDSSQPVLERAKFLAIFASNLDEFYMVRVAGLKRREETGLSVRSADGLTPHEQLARIAARNQDLTEKQGRIFLDELLPELAANGIRILAWDKLDEPDQQKLSTYFEDHIFPVLTPLAVDPAHPFPYISGLSLNLAVTVADPDAGIRRFARVKVPDNVPRLIRVESDRESEQATFLPLEELIAAHLDKLFPGMVVTEHHIFRVTRNADLEVEEDRDEDLLQAMERELARRRFGPPVRLEVTETMSENMLELLLRELEVDQHDVVEVPGLLDLSCLFQLDKLQRPDLKEPPFVPATHPAFAEVQTPKSIFSTLREGDVLVHHPYDAFSTSVQRFIEQAAADPHVLAIKQTLYRTSGDSPIVNALIDAAEAGKQVVALVELKARFDEQANIQWARTLERAGVHVVYGLVGLKTHCKTALVVRQEGSTIRRYCHLGTGNYNPKTARIYEDLGLLTASAEIGADLTDLFNVLTGYARHGEYRRILVSPQGIRNGIKKRIEAEAALAAEGLPCGIRMKVNSLVDEQIIDALYRASLAGVPISVVVRGICALKAGVPGLSENIEVRSILGRFLEHSRVFHFVGIDEHWIGSADMMHRNLDRRIETQVRVTDPKLTAQLDGMMDSALDPATRCWVLNAKGDWEASPRSGERVKDHQAEMLRQHGAKVS